In Aspergillus luchuensis IFO 4308 DNA, chromosome 1, nearly complete sequence, the following are encoded in one genomic region:
- a CDS encoding F-box protein (InterPro:IPR001810,IPR036047;~PFAM:PF00646;~SECRETED:SignalP(1-20);~go_function: GO:0005515 - protein binding [Evidence IEA]), with product MSVFVALSCCLLCSGWLGEAEWSKDFTIVCHEDGKLYLGHLYYNDSEDYQDIIFDEDEDQPERTEVFTWPSYTSTDCFLIHSSCYQVLLERTASQIEVEQLSRLCQALQPDRQRNFGDHAQMKLRSCLDPHAAIIPSDLATRCTGPYMETDSARCDSQLLELPLEILTMILDYLPPTDLIRLFCASKIALNYGDSVMRTKPRQFYRCIPADNEGISKRRLLLVLSLRFPKSRNEGLDLRWEVVSRIGVLSKLIRYIATESTPPTVEIRATKTLVNHAYGLWISFADLPTDLKVITVYGIRIKEHVYVCGIDFLTRSTHQHVGHHSKLVSRVEILSTLVDVVCFLADAFGIRSLKFGHSAWSFEEPKRYQCWEGFSIRRREGRLRIVRDSNSDILGGAPTQPLLLRKPF from the exons ATGTCGGTTTTCGTGGCTTTATCGTGTTGCTTGCTCTgctctggctggctgggtgaGGCAGAGTGGTCGAAGGATTTTACAATAG TGTGCCATGAGGATGGCAAGCTTTACCTTGGTCATCTGTATTACAACGATTCCGAGGATTACCAAGACATAATtttcgatgaagatgaagatcaacCGGAAAGAACTGAAGTGTTTACTTGGCCTTCCTACACATCGACGGATTGCTTCCTCATTCATTCCTCCTGCTATCAAGTTCTGCTTGAGCGAACTGCATCGCAGATAGAAGTTGAACAATTATCTCGATTGTGTCAGGCCTTACAGCCAGATAGACAAAGAAATTTTGGGGACCACGCACAAATGAAGCTGCGTA GTTGCCTCGATCCACATGCTGCTATTATACCCTCTGACCTTGCAACACGTTGCACTGGGCCGTACATGGAGACAGACTCTGCTCGCTGTGATTCACAATTGCTTGAACTTCCCCTTGAAATTTTGACCATGATCCTAGATTACCTTCCACCTACGGATCTGATTCGGCTGTTTTGCGCCAGCAAGATTGCGCTGAATTATGGGGATTCGGTTATGCGCACAAAACCACGCCAGTTCTACCGGTGCATTCCCGCTGATAACGAAGGTATATCCAAGCGCCGACTGCTGcttgttctttctcttaGGTTTCCCAAATCACGCAATGAAGGACTCGATCTGAGATGGGAGGTAGTGTCTAGGATAGGAGTATTGAGCAAGTTAATACGCTACATTGCTACAGAATCGACACCGCCAACCGTGGAGATAAGGGCTACGAAGACATTGGTCAACCATGCTTACGGATTATGGATTTCTTTCGCAGACTTGCCGACTGATCTCAAAGTAATTACGGTCTATGGGATTAGAATCAAGGAGCATGTTTACGTTTGCGGAATTGACTTTCTGACAAGAAGCACTCATCAACACGTTGGTCACCACTCCAAGCTAGTCTCTCGAGTCGAGATTCTTTCCACCCTGGTTGACGTTGTCTGTTTCCTGGCGGACGCTTTTGGTATTAGGAGCTTGAAGTTCGGTCATTCAGCGTGGAGCTTTGAGGAACCGAAAAGATATCAATGCTGGGAAGGATTTAGTATAAGGAGACGAGAAGGGAGGCTTAGGATTGTGCGAGAC TCAAATTCAGACATATTGGGTGGTGCTCCGACACAACCCCTTCTTTTGAGGAAACCCTTCTAG